The Chryseolinea soli genome contains a region encoding:
- a CDS encoding ArnT family glycosyltransferase, with amino-acid sequence MQIVPKRPLIFLLLLGAFLYFANLGGPSIYILDEAKNAGCAREMMDRGDLIVPTFNGELRTDKPPLHYYFMMTSYNIFGVSAWGARFFSAIAGLLLILLIYVQVTRIVNERVAFFSALVMLSSIQLTIQFHLAVPDPYLILCIAWCLLSFFRGFHGQPGQLWWMYVAGALGFLTKGPIAIVMTGVIVVVYLLVTRQFTFASIKRLKLLPGALLFCALALPWYVAVGNATHGEWLRGFFIGHNLERYTSTMEGHGAFPLAPFVILLAAVLPFSVFIVQAVKLAWRERTEKPFLLFCLVVTLAFGVFFSFSRTVLPSYPAPAIPFLAIVLGYFLYTLTQSHPFSKTGLIASLSVHLLIAVALLIGGIIALRQEKELQDLLPVVWIFLPLPVGALFGWYFYQQGKIGSLIYSWSAGWMLVVVLFFYVAYPAIDNKNPVSRSMPELVGTYTDRQVVSFHLFNPAYAFNLKKTLDIYHTPAALDSLAKSPNKVVVITRAQYLEELPKDIPLKIIYRSKDLFESSETVLMVN; translated from the coding sequence ATGCAAATTGTTCCAAAGCGACCGCTTATTTTCCTCCTGCTGCTCGGCGCATTTCTCTATTTCGCCAACCTGGGCGGCCCTTCCATCTACATTCTCGATGAAGCCAAAAATGCCGGCTGTGCCCGCGAGATGATGGACCGGGGCGACCTCATCGTGCCCACCTTCAACGGTGAACTCCGTACCGACAAGCCACCGCTTCACTATTACTTCATGATGACGTCCTACAACATTTTCGGGGTGTCGGCCTGGGGTGCGCGGTTCTTCTCGGCGATTGCCGGGTTGTTGCTTATCCTGCTGATCTATGTCCAGGTGACCCGCATCGTGAACGAACGCGTGGCGTTTTTTTCGGCACTGGTCATGCTCAGTTCCATCCAACTGACCATTCAATTTCACCTGGCGGTGCCGGACCCCTATCTCATTCTTTGCATCGCCTGGTGCCTGCTTTCTTTCTTCCGGGGCTTTCACGGTCAACCCGGACAACTGTGGTGGATGTATGTGGCGGGCGCCCTTGGCTTTCTCACGAAGGGACCCATTGCCATCGTTATGACCGGAGTTATTGTTGTTGTCTACCTCCTCGTCACCAGGCAATTCACGTTTGCCTCGATAAAACGTTTGAAGCTGTTGCCCGGCGCGTTGCTATTTTGTGCCCTAGCCTTACCGTGGTATGTAGCCGTGGGCAATGCAACACACGGCGAATGGCTGCGTGGTTTTTTTATCGGCCACAACCTGGAGCGATATACCTCCACGATGGAAGGCCACGGCGCCTTTCCGCTGGCGCCCTTTGTGATCCTGTTGGCGGCGGTGTTGCCGTTCTCGGTATTTATTGTGCAGGCCGTGAAGCTGGCCTGGCGTGAGCGAACGGAGAAACCTTTTCTGCTGTTTTGCCTCGTGGTGACACTGGCCTTTGGCGTTTTCTTTTCCTTCTCCCGAACCGTTCTCCCCAGTTACCCCGCGCCGGCCATTCCTTTCCTCGCGATTGTTTTGGGATATTTTTTATACACACTGACCCAGTCGCATCCTTTCTCGAAAACCGGGTTGATCGCAAGTCTATCCGTCCACCTGCTCATCGCCGTGGCGCTCCTGATCGGTGGCATTATTGCACTTCGACAAGAAAAAGAATTGCAAGACTTGCTCCCGGTGGTGTGGATATTTTTACCCTTGCCTGTAGGCGCCCTTTTCGGGTGGTATTTCTATCAACAGGGCAAGATCGGGTCGCTCATCTATAGCTGGTCGGCGGGTTGGATGCTGGTGGTGGTGCTGTTCTTTTATGTGGCCTACCCGGCCATCGACAACAAGAACCCCGTGTCGCGCTCCATGCCTGAATTGGTAGGCACCTACACTGACCGCCAGGTCGTTTCCTTTCATTTATTCAACCCGGCATACGCTTTTAATTTGAAAAAGACCCTCGACATTTATCACACACCCGCAGCACTGGACTCGCTGGCCAAAAGCCCCAACAAGGTCGTGGTCATCACCCGGGCACAGTATTTGGAGGAGTTGCCGAAGGACATTCCTTTAAAAATTATTTACCGCAGTAAAGACCTATTTGAGAGCAGTGAGACCGTATTGATGGTCAACTAA
- a CDS encoding response regulator, which produces MKNVLLVDDDKIFNFINTQMLKQTGMASEIHTALNGKQAIDYLNESYRETSSVPDVILLDLNMPIMNGFDFLEAFRIMSLPDKEKEHVNIIVVTSSDNQQDIDKARVMGANHYLTKPLSPESLKHALEYSE; this is translated from the coding sequence ATGAAAAATGTACTGTTGGTAGACGACGACAAGATCTTCAATTTCATCAACACCCAGATGCTGAAGCAGACCGGTATGGCCAGCGAGATCCACACGGCCCTGAACGGCAAGCAAGCCATCGACTACTTGAACGAGAGCTACCGCGAGACGTCGTCGGTCCCCGACGTGATCTTGCTGGACCTCAATATGCCCATCATGAACGGCTTTGACTTCCTGGAAGCCTTCAGGATCATGAGCCTGCCGGACAAAGAAAAAGAACACGTGAACATCATTGTCGTCACCTCTTCCGACAATCAACAAGATATCGACAAGGCGAGGGTTATGGGTGCCAATCATTATCTGACAAAACCTTTGTCGCCGGAAAGTCTGAAGCACGCGCTGGAATACTCCGAGTAG
- a CDS encoding glycoside hydrolase family 172 protein, whose product MKAHRLLTLFFVCSLQHTLSQALYEIPENTKTRWSSFENPAAEKGMGGRENKTAKGHAFDMIDPKGSKTMLDFKGAGIVRRIWLTVNERSPVMLRALRLEMYWDNAKTPAVSAPLGDFFGIGLGRRTPFESEFFSDPEGRSFNCNIPMPFSTAARIVIINDSTIPVMLFYDVDFTTVEKHDKSVFYFHAYWNRENKTKLEHDFVVLPPVAGKGRFLGMNVGVIADSVYETSWWGEGEVKVFLDGDSQFPTLTGTGTEDYIGTAWGQGQYANRYQGCPLADAKNRQWSFYRYHVPDPIYFQTQCKVTLQQIGGESTDFVRRLKKKGAVLKPVSVAADKFHKILEMNPVPDLMSNDFPQGWTNYYREDDVSATAYFYLDKPANALPAIAGLEARTKNLLVVKKD is encoded by the coding sequence ATGAAAGCCCACCGACTGCTCACCTTATTTTTTGTTTGCTCTCTTCAACATACACTATCCCAGGCGTTGTATGAAATACCGGAAAACACAAAGACCCGGTGGAGCAGTTTTGAAAACCCGGCGGCGGAAAAAGGAATGGGTGGACGCGAGAACAAAACGGCCAAGGGTCATGCGTTCGACATGATCGATCCCAAGGGCTCCAAAACCATGCTCGACTTTAAAGGCGCGGGGATCGTTCGCCGCATCTGGCTCACGGTGAACGAGCGCTCGCCCGTGATGCTGCGCGCGTTGCGCCTGGAGATGTATTGGGACAATGCTAAAACACCGGCGGTGTCGGCACCCCTGGGGGATTTCTTCGGCATTGGTTTAGGCCGGAGGACTCCTTTTGAAAGTGAGTTCTTCTCCGACCCGGAGGGCAGGTCTTTCAATTGCAACATTCCCATGCCGTTTAGCACCGCGGCAAGAATTGTGATCATCAACGATTCAACGATTCCCGTTATGCTTTTTTATGATGTCGACTTTACGACGGTGGAGAAACACGATAAGTCCGTGTTTTATTTTCACGCCTATTGGAACCGCGAGAACAAGACGAAGCTGGAGCATGACTTTGTTGTGCTTCCACCCGTGGCGGGCAAAGGAAGATTTCTGGGAATGAATGTTGGCGTTATTGCGGACAGCGTCTACGAAACCAGTTGGTGGGGCGAAGGCGAAGTAAAAGTCTTCCTCGATGGCGATTCGCAGTTCCCCACGCTGACGGGAACCGGCACGGAAGATTACATCGGCACGGCGTGGGGTCAGGGCCAGTATGCCAACCGTTATCAAGGTTGCCCTTTGGCGGATGCGAAGAACAGGCAGTGGAGCTTTTATCGCTATCATGTTCCCGATCCCATTTATTTTCAAACACAATGCAAGGTGACGCTCCAGCAGATCGGCGGCGAGTCCACCGATTTTGTGCGGCGTTTAAAGAAGAAAGGCGCCGTGCTAAAACCGGTGAGCGTGGCCGCTGACAAATTTCACAAGATCCTGGAGATGAATCCTGTTCCCGACCTCATGAGTAATGACTTTCCGCAAGGCTGGACGAACTACTATCGCGAAGACGATGTGTCGGCCACGGCCTATTTCTATCTCGACAAACCGGCAAACGCGCTCCCCGCCATTGCCGGCCTGGAAGCGCGCACCAAAAATTTATTGGTCGTCAAGAAGGATTGA
- a CDS encoding glycoside hydrolase family 9 protein, producing the protein MKLKISLLLAAVALLAFQFIREPMVANFKDSASYRWLNKTVLNSRVLDDMEDLQHWHSFTTAGGEVVDARKVIKIVDASASAATIQLTKERTHHGNQSLLMTTPTRLEGPAPTSGRGWGRSGVRRHFPDEDWSSFNRISIWIYPNLPGFYTTALDFRLYNDGVEKLPALFGQEGETSLILRNHEWNHIVWEIGNVARDKVTSFEMSYGLSGNTPDEADTIQFYFDQLELERVDPDKIEGWDVWPGRISYSHTGYQTGAQKTAVANNIKATDFKLIDQTNGEIVLTKPIANVSSHIGSFQVMDFSEVRRPGSYILQAGEVTSQPFRIDADVYERTLWKALNFFYAERCGAEIPGVHGVCHRDWTCVHGDKRMIINGGWHDAGDLTQGIENTGEITYGLFSLAEQLKLRGDHPDLYERVLEEARWGLDWVTKTSFGDGYRNGGSISSRRTNNIMGDFDDIAATARNSPMTNFQAAAVEAIAARVVKDSDERLSKFALKMAEADWNFAVAGMANVKPSKEIWRGSFDSDNVQHELASQAIIASIDLWKATGNKKYADKATELSAVITDSQQRKRTDWDTPMTGFFYTTTAKERILHYCHRGREQGPTLALTALCDAFPDHADWMKWYASVTLYSEYLKTISQYTAPYGVLPASVYTDDEYINVPESRKESFRKQVLNGVPLGKGHYLRLFPVWMDYRGHFGTILPQAQALASAAHLRGDLPAAQLSQHQLEWIIGRNPFSQSTMWGEGYDFAPIYTPSSGDMVGGLPVGIQSRGDADAPYWPVQNTWTYKEIWVHPVARWVWLLKDLAGPSLVEGQADGPVNFKESTTGQVIPVLPDRATGHFRIFLPEGKYTITGSGPGQTQTFLPGGSYQLDLRTAHALSVELSSKTSKGEVILTLKARGNGPHKFSIRVDNLTLPGSAKEINLKPGATGSLEWRGRITSADTPWVAVIVPDNDMSLRKEIRGAAWETVTPR; encoded by the coding sequence ATGAAACTAAAGATTTCCCTGCTCCTTGCTGCCGTCGCGTTGTTGGCCTTCCAATTTATTCGCGAACCGATGGTGGCCAACTTCAAAGACTCGGCGTCCTACCGCTGGCTGAACAAAACCGTTCTCAACAGCCGTGTGCTGGATGACATGGAAGACCTCCAACACTGGCATTCCTTCACCACTGCCGGCGGCGAAGTGGTGGATGCCCGCAAAGTGATCAAGATTGTCGATGCCAGTGCGTCGGCAGCGACGATCCAACTCACGAAAGAACGCACGCACCACGGAAACCAATCCCTGCTCATGACCACCCCCACGCGCCTGGAAGGACCCGCACCCACCAGCGGTCGTGGATGGGGCAGGTCTGGGGTGAGACGCCACTTCCCGGACGAAGACTGGTCGTCGTTCAACCGCATCTCCATCTGGATCTATCCCAACCTGCCCGGCTTCTACACGACGGCGCTGGACTTTCGCCTGTATAACGACGGCGTCGAGAAATTGCCGGCGCTCTTTGGCCAGGAAGGCGAAACCTCGCTCATCCTGCGCAACCACGAATGGAATCACATCGTGTGGGAGATTGGCAACGTGGCCCGCGACAAGGTCACCAGTTTCGAAATGTCCTATGGCCTGTCGGGCAACACCCCCGACGAGGCCGACACGATCCAATTCTACTTCGACCAACTGGAACTCGAACGCGTCGACCCCGACAAGATCGAAGGCTGGGATGTGTGGCCGGGAAGAATTTCGTATAGCCATACCGGTTATCAGACCGGCGCGCAGAAAACCGCGGTGGCCAACAACATCAAGGCAACGGATTTTAAATTGATCGACCAAACCAATGGCGAGATCGTATTGACAAAACCGATCGCGAACGTTAGCTCACACATCGGCAGCTTCCAGGTGATGGATTTCTCGGAAGTGCGGCGGCCGGGAAGCTATATCCTTCAAGCCGGCGAGGTCACCTCACAACCGTTCCGCATCGACGCCGACGTGTATGAGCGAACCCTCTGGAAAGCCCTCAACTTTTTCTACGCCGAACGCTGTGGCGCGGAGATCCCCGGCGTCCACGGGGTTTGTCACCGCGATTGGACATGCGTGCATGGCGACAAACGCATGATCATCAACGGCGGCTGGCACGATGCCGGCGACCTCACCCAAGGCATCGAGAATACAGGCGAGATCACCTACGGTCTGTTCAGCCTCGCCGAACAACTGAAATTGCGCGGCGACCATCCCGATCTATACGAGCGTGTGCTGGAAGAAGCACGATGGGGACTCGACTGGGTGACGAAAACAAGTTTCGGCGACGGCTATCGCAACGGTGGCTCGATCAGCAGCAGACGCACCAACAACATCATGGGCGACTTCGACGACATTGCCGCCACCGCCCGCAACAGTCCCATGACCAATTTCCAGGCTGCTGCCGTGGAAGCCATTGCGGCCCGCGTCGTCAAAGACAGCGACGAACGCCTGTCGAAGTTTGCCTTGAAGATGGCGGAGGCCGACTGGAACTTTGCCGTAGCCGGCATGGCCAACGTGAAACCCTCCAAGGAAATATGGAGAGGATCGTTCGACTCCGACAATGTCCAGCATGAACTCGCATCCCAGGCCATCATCGCCTCCATCGATTTGTGGAAAGCGACCGGTAACAAAAAATATGCAGACAAGGCCACCGAGCTGTCGGCGGTGATCACCGACTCCCAGCAGCGGAAGCGCACGGATTGGGATACGCCCATGACCGGGTTCTTCTACACTACCACCGCCAAGGAACGCATCCTGCACTACTGCCATCGCGGCCGCGAGCAAGGCCCGACGCTGGCGCTGACCGCATTGTGCGATGCCTTTCCGGACCATGCCGATTGGATGAAGTGGTACGCCAGTGTAACGCTCTACTCGGAGTATTTGAAAACGATCAGCCAGTACACCGCCCCGTATGGCGTACTTCCCGCCTCGGTCTACACCGACGATGAATACATCAACGTGCCCGAAAGCCGCAAGGAATCTTTCCGTAAACAAGTGCTCAACGGCGTACCCCTCGGCAAAGGACATTACCTGCGGCTGTTCCCGGTGTGGATGGACTATCGTGGACATTTCGGCACCATCCTGCCCCAAGCGCAGGCGTTGGCCAGCGCGGCGCATTTGCGTGGCGATCTTCCGGCGGCACAATTATCACAACACCAATTGGAATGGATCATCGGCCGGAATCCTTTTTCACAAAGCACCATGTGGGGCGAAGGATACGATTTCGCACCCATTTACACGCCTTCATCGGGCGACATGGTGGGCGGGCTTCCCGTGGGCATTCAAAGCCGGGGAGACGCGGATGCGCCCTATTGGCCCGTCCAAAATACGTGGACGTATAAAGAGATCTGGGTACACCCCGTCGCGCGCTGGGTTTGGCTGCTCAAAGACCTCGCCGGCCCCTCGCTGGTGGAAGGTCAGGCCGACGGCCCCGTCAACTTCAAAGAGTCGACCACCGGACAGGTCATTCCCGTATTACCCGACAGGGCCACCGGCCACTTCCGGATTTTCCTGCCGGAGGGTAAATACACCATCACGGGCAGCGGCCCCGGGCAAACGCAAACTTTTTTGCCGGGCGGTTCTTATCAATTGGATTTGCGTACGGCCCATGCGTTGAGTGTGGAACTCTCGTCCAAGACGTCCAAGGGGGAAGTGATCCTGACGCTAAAGGCCCGCGGGAATGGTCCACACAAGTTTAGCATCCGGGTGGATAACCTCACCTTGCCGGGTTCGGCAAAGGAAATCAACCTGAAGCCGGGCGCTACAGGGTCGTTGGAATGGCGTGGACGCATCACCTCGGCCGACACACCGTGGGTGGCCGTGATCGTTCCGGACAACGACATGTCGCTGCGAAAAGAGATCCGTGGCGCCGCGTGGGAAACGGTAACGCCGCGTTAG
- a CDS encoding Crp/Fnr family transcriptional regulator: MNELEHYISTYFGLTGSDMQEIASHFSQTKLKKGDFFLKPGEVCRTLSFQRSGLARFYIDDGDQEVTQWISGKDGFVTDLSGLIFNLPSRSHIQALTDSDFYTIQQQDYVRLGERLPQWHHLEKLFIARCFLFMEQRIFSLLSMKAEERYHWLFNLNPELFNQVPLQYLASMMGMTPETLSRIRKKQTSLS; this comes from the coding sequence ATGAATGAACTTGAGCACTATATCTCCACCTACTTTGGATTGACGGGGTCGGATATGCAGGAGATTGCTTCGCACTTTTCACAGACGAAGCTGAAGAAGGGGGATTTTTTTCTAAAGCCGGGAGAAGTGTGTCGCACGCTAAGTTTTCAGCGCTCCGGACTGGCGCGGTTTTATATCGATGACGGCGACCAGGAAGTGACGCAATGGATCTCTGGGAAGGATGGCTTTGTGACGGATCTTTCCGGGCTGATCTTCAACCTGCCTTCGCGGTCCCACATTCAGGCGTTGACCGACAGCGATTTCTATACGATCCAGCAACAGGACTATGTGCGGCTTGGCGAGCGTCTTCCCCAATGGCATCATCTCGAAAAGCTATTCATTGCGCGATGCTTTTTGTTTATGGAGCAGCGTATTTTTTCGCTGCTCTCCATGAAGGCGGAGGAGCGTTACCATTGGTTGTTCAACCTAAACCCGGAACTCTTCAACCAGGTGCCGTTGCAATACCTGGCCTCCATGATGGGCATGACGCCCGAAACGCTGAGCCGCATCCGCAAGAAGCAGACATCACTTTCGTGA
- a CDS encoding metal-dependent hydrolase, whose protein sequence is MFIGHFGLGLATKKIAPNISLGTSLMAVQFLDLVWPTLLLLNVEHVVIHPELGSTRTLEFSDYPITHSLLMAIGWSVLFGGVYWLIKKDRRSALILGVAVLSHWLLDLVVHFHDLPLFPWASVKVGFGLWGSVAITNVVEGLLFGTGVYLYLRSTIAKNKTARIVFWVLIVLLLSVQVSGLVGPPPENVTALAWSAQFQWLFVALGYWADRHTVPLQNR, encoded by the coding sequence ATGTTCATCGGACACTTCGGATTAGGACTTGCCACCAAAAAGATCGCTCCCAACATTTCACTGGGAACTTCCCTCATGGCCGTACAATTTCTTGACCTGGTATGGCCTACCCTCTTGTTGCTGAACGTTGAACACGTGGTCATTCACCCGGAATTGGGTAGCACCCGTACGCTGGAGTTTAGTGACTACCCGATCACGCATAGCCTGCTGATGGCCATTGGCTGGTCCGTACTTTTTGGCGGCGTATATTGGCTTATCAAAAAAGACCGGCGGAGCGCGCTCATCCTGGGGGTGGCCGTTTTGAGTCATTGGTTGCTGGACTTGGTTGTTCATTTTCATGACCTCCCCTTGTTCCCCTGGGCATCGGTCAAGGTTGGTTTTGGATTGTGGGGTTCGGTGGCGATCACCAACGTTGTTGAGGGCCTGCTTTTTGGAACCGGCGTTTATCTTTACCTGCGTTCCACCATCGCAAAAAATAAAACCGCGCGGATCGTTTTTTGGGTACTCATTGTTTTGCTGCTGTCGGTGCAGGTGTCTGGCCTTGTCGGTCCGCCACCGGAGAACGTGACCGCACTGGCCTGGTCTGCACAATTTCAGTGGCTCTTTGTAGCGCTGGGATATTGGGCGGATCGCCATACAGTACCCCTTCAAAACCGCTAA
- a CDS encoding nuclear transport factor 2 family protein, with protein sequence MEKDLVIQTITTIFHGADQHDWPAVQNALADQVWLDYTSLAGGQPALLTGQQIANAWAAFLPGFDKTHHQLSHFEVDLGGSLAKVRFSGKADHFIGAATWTVEGSYDAEAVQQNGRWRVTKLVLHLVGQSGDLSLPAKAGDIMKNKTPAS encoded by the coding sequence ATGGAAAAAGACCTCGTCATTCAAACCATCACCACCATCTTCCACGGCGCCGACCAGCACGACTGGCCCGCCGTGCAAAACGCCCTGGCCGACCAGGTCTGGCTAGACTATACTTCCCTCGCCGGTGGACAACCCGCGTTGTTGACCGGCCAACAAATTGCCAACGCGTGGGCTGCATTCCTCCCTGGGTTTGACAAAACCCATCACCAGCTTTCCCACTTTGAAGTTGACCTGGGAGGGTCATTGGCAAAGGTCCGGTTTTCCGGAAAGGCTGATCATTTCATCGGGGCTGCAACCTGGACCGTGGAAGGTTCTTACGATGCCGAGGCCGTTCAGCAAAACGGCCGGTGGCGCGTGACCAAACTGGTCTTGCACCTGGTGGGTCAAAGCGGGGACCTGAGCCTCCCTGCAAAAGCGGGAGATATCATGAAAAACAAAACACCCGCATCCTAA